In a single window of the Tellurirhabdus bombi genome:
- a CDS encoding lipopolysaccharide biosynthesis protein, with the protein MKALTQQLLQDSSNNKIFQWIKLLSVTGGVQIIVQGTSLLGGILVIRLLSTEEYAFYTLANTMLGTMTVLADSGISIGVMSQGGKVWQSKKELGVVLATGLNLRSRFALASLVVSIPILIFLLQNQGADLKTTFLIVFSLIPAFFAALSDSILSIVPKLHQDIIRLQKNQLGVSILRLAIIVISLLAFPLTFVALLANGIPRIYGNFSLKKIAFLNADKNQKPSPYIRKDILRIIKRKLPESIYYCFSGQITIWLVSLFGTTAALASLGALGRLGMTLTVISVLINTLFSPRFARLPEIKEVLYKHAILVIIGLTTLSLLIIYVTHIFSSQILWIIGTEYSNLHVELVLSIIAACLNLFIGCLFALNTSRGWIINPYMYILVNVISIVLSLSLFDISTLTNVLNFNIFISSVQSLILIYYLFYKINKAN; encoded by the coding sequence ATGAAAGCCTTGACTCAACAACTATTGCAAGATTCATCAAACAATAAGATATTTCAATGGATTAAGCTTTTATCAGTAACAGGAGGAGTACAAATCATTGTTCAGGGTACAAGTTTATTAGGAGGTATTTTAGTAATACGATTACTATCGACAGAGGAATACGCCTTTTATACACTTGCAAATACAATGTTAGGAACAATGACAGTACTAGCTGATAGTGGCATATCAATTGGCGTTATGTCTCAAGGTGGAAAAGTATGGCAAAGCAAGAAAGAATTAGGAGTTGTTTTAGCAACAGGCTTAAATTTGCGGTCGAGATTTGCTTTAGCAAGCCTTGTTGTCTCAATACCAATTTTAATTTTTTTGCTGCAAAATCAGGGGGCTGATCTGAAAACTACTTTCCTAATCGTCTTTTCATTAATACCGGCTTTCTTTGCTGCACTATCAGATTCAATACTTAGTATCGTTCCCAAATTACATCAAGACATAATACGGTTACAGAAGAACCAGCTTGGTGTTAGTATTCTAAGGCTTGCTATAATTGTGATTTCATTATTAGCATTTCCGTTAACCTTTGTAGCCTTGCTAGCAAATGGAATTCCAAGAATATATGGCAATTTTTCATTAAAGAAAATTGCCTTTTTAAATGCAGATAAAAACCAAAAGCCGAGTCCATACATAAGAAAAGATATTTTAAGAATAATCAAAAGGAAACTGCCAGAATCAATTTATTATTGTTTCTCAGGCCAAATTACTATTTGGTTAGTATCACTATTTGGAACTACTGCAGCACTAGCAAGTTTAGGAGCGCTTGGGCGGCTGGGTATGACACTTACTGTTATCTCAGTATTAATTAATACATTGTTTTCTCCGAGATTTGCTCGCTTGCCTGAAATTAAGGAAGTCTTATATAAACATGCGATACTTGTTATTATAGGCTTAACTACATTATCACTTCTCATCATATATGTAACGCATATATTTTCATCACAAATATTATGGATAATTGGCACTGAATATAGCAATCTTCATGTCGAGCTTGTATTAAGTATAATAGCCGCTTGCTTAAATTTATTTATAGGTTGTCTATTTGCATTAAACACAAGCAGGGGTTGGATAATCAATCCCTACATGTACATACTAGTAAACGTTATAAGTATTGTTCTCTCCCTCTCATTATTTGATATTTCAACCTTAACTAATGTTTTAAATTTCAACATCTTTATATCAAGTGTACAAAGCCTAATTTTAATTTATTATCTATTTTATAAAATAAATAAGGCCAATTAA
- a CDS encoding sugar transferase codes for MVDFIQPNSSYLPARRGFTQKTYFATKRVCDILFSVLVTVFILSWLIPLIGLLIRLESRGPILFIQMRTGQNNMAFPCLKFRTMKYNKNAHFEQARRQDPRVTRIGAFLRKTNLDELPQFLNVLVGQMSVVGPRPHAVQHDAQFQHIIPNYIQRYSAKPGITGLSQARGLRGETGLQEMEHRLRLDLWYIQKQTPWLDIKICWWTVERMLKGDEKAC; via the coding sequence ATGGTCGATTTTATTCAACCTAATTCGTCGTATCTACCAGCACGTAGAGGATTTACGCAAAAGACTTACTTTGCGACGAAGCGCGTGTGCGATATCCTGTTTTCGGTTCTAGTCACGGTTTTCATTTTATCCTGGTTAATTCCACTCATTGGTTTATTGATACGCCTGGAATCTCGGGGGCCAATCTTGTTTATTCAGATGCGAACAGGGCAAAATAACATGGCCTTTCCGTGTCTGAAGTTTCGGACGATGAAATACAACAAGAATGCGCACTTTGAGCAGGCCCGGCGCCAAGATCCACGAGTAACACGTATAGGTGCTTTTTTACGGAAGACAAATCTAGATGAGCTTCCTCAATTCTTGAATGTTCTAGTTGGTCAGATGAGTGTAGTGGGACCCCGCCCCCATGCGGTTCAACACGACGCCCAATTTCAACACATCATCCCAAATTACATTCAGCGTTACTCTGCAAAACCGGGGATTACAGGTTTATCGCAAGCACGAGGTTTAAGAGGTGAAACGGGGCTTCAGGAAATGGAACACCGCTTACGATTGGACCTGTGGTACATTCAAAAACAAACACCTTGGCTAGATATAAAAATTTGCTGGTGGACTGTGGAGAGAATGTTAAAAGGGGATGAAAAGGCGTGTTAA
- a CDS encoding GumC family protein, with protein MTNNNYSYVPYQIADQSGPNLRAILMRYVRHWKWFLLSIGLFLVGAYVYLMYQPPIYKTHATLLIKDESKGPDSEQALKELDLFAPKKVIENEIEILKSYTLMDRVVKHLDLDIQYFQETSVGKREIFDASPIRLVIEKANSTLYQAPLEIGFSSAKAVTINEQVYPINQSVETPYGRLRIFTPRPLTNTQEAIIIQVKPHASAVAAYMKNLKIEAVSKASTVLTLTLLDAVPHKAELVLNQLIEEYNKAALVDKNRVAANTLDFIEDRIGLISGELNSVEKDVESYKSNQGITDLSVQAETFLTTVQANDARLNEVNIQLGSLTDIERYVRGKAAERGTVPTTLGLNDATLLSLIGKINELELQRDLLARTTPDDNPILQSLDSQIKATKSSISENIQTMKEVLMTSKRQLVAKNSQLEGQIRTVPRKERALLNITRQQAIKNNLYTYLLEKREETALSYASAVSDSRTIDAARTGGTPVQPVRQTIYLMFGVLGFLLPIGVIMAKEALNNRVVRRSDIEDTTQVPILGEILNNSSKEVLVFTPQSRSVIAEQIRSLRTNLQFLRSNPTASQVLLFTSSISGEGKSFLSLNLGASLSLVGHATVILEMDLRKPKLHAQLGIETGIGLSNYLIGEASLKDIVQSVPGYPNYKIITSGPLPPNPSELLSGPRLEQLFKELREEFAYVIVDSPPIGLVTDSQLLASHADATLYVVRHNVTPKNSLKMIDALYKEQRFQKLNVILNGVEEGDSYYYSYGSGGYYEATPKKKSLRLGGKA; from the coding sequence ATGACTAACAACAACTATTCGTACGTTCCTTATCAGATTGCGGACCAGAGCGGTCCCAATTTACGGGCCATTTTAATGCGGTATGTTCGTCATTGGAAATGGTTCCTCTTGTCGATAGGACTGTTTTTGGTAGGCGCTTATGTTTACTTGATGTACCAGCCGCCCATCTACAAAACGCATGCAACCTTATTGATTAAGGACGAAAGTAAAGGGCCGGATAGCGAACAAGCCCTCAAGGAGCTTGACCTCTTTGCCCCTAAAAAGGTGATTGAGAATGAAATTGAAATCTTAAAGTCCTATACGTTGATGGATCGGGTGGTTAAACACCTTGATCTGGACATTCAGTATTTTCAGGAGACATCAGTAGGTAAACGGGAGATTTTTGATGCCTCTCCGATCCGGCTTGTTATTGAAAAGGCTAACTCCACTTTATACCAAGCTCCATTAGAGATTGGATTTTCTTCAGCAAAGGCGGTAACGATCAATGAGCAGGTATACCCAATCAATCAAAGTGTTGAAACACCCTATGGCCGCCTTCGTATCTTTACCCCTCGCCCACTGACTAATACGCAGGAAGCGATTATTATTCAGGTTAAGCCACATGCTTCTGCCGTGGCAGCCTATATGAAAAACCTCAAAATAGAAGCAGTTAGTAAGGCCTCGACAGTTTTGACGCTAACGCTACTCGATGCAGTTCCTCATAAAGCGGAACTAGTACTGAATCAATTAATCGAAGAATACAACAAAGCAGCTTTGGTTGATAAAAATCGGGTTGCTGCCAATACGCTGGATTTTATTGAAGACCGGATTGGATTAATTTCTGGGGAGCTAAATTCCGTAGAAAAAGACGTTGAGTCGTACAAATCAAACCAAGGCATTACAGACCTAAGTGTTCAGGCTGAAACTTTTTTGACAACGGTTCAAGCCAATGATGCCCGACTTAATGAAGTTAACATTCAATTGGGTTCTTTGACGGATATTGAGCGTTACGTGCGGGGAAAAGCGGCAGAACGAGGTACGGTTCCAACTACCCTTGGATTGAACGATGCAACACTCCTATCCTTAATTGGTAAAATCAATGAGCTAGAGCTGCAACGAGATCTATTAGCGCGGACGACACCGGATGACAACCCGATTTTACAATCCTTAGATAGTCAGATTAAAGCTACTAAATCCAGTATTTCGGAAAACATCCAGACGATGAAAGAAGTATTAATGACTTCCAAACGTCAGTTAGTCGCCAAAAATAGCCAGTTAGAAGGCCAAATTCGGACGGTTCCCCGGAAGGAGCGGGCTCTTTTGAACATTACGCGGCAACAGGCAATTAAAAACAATTTGTATACGTACCTACTCGAAAAGCGCGAAGAAACGGCGCTATCTTATGCTTCTGCCGTTTCGGATAGCCGAACCATTGATGCAGCGCGTACAGGAGGTACTCCAGTACAGCCAGTACGTCAAACAATTTACTTAATGTTCGGTGTCTTAGGCTTCTTACTGCCCATCGGCGTTATCATGGCTAAGGAAGCACTTAACAACCGGGTAGTGCGCCGATCAGATATTGAAGATACGACGCAGGTTCCTATTTTAGGTGAGATCCTGAACAACTCCAGCAAGGAGGTTTTAGTATTTACACCCCAAAGCCGATCGGTAATTGCTGAGCAAATCCGCTCTTTGCGGACCAATCTCCAATTTTTACGGAGTAACCCTACAGCTTCGCAGGTATTGTTATTTACATCCAGCATCAGCGGCGAAGGAAAATCGTTCTTATCACTTAACCTAGGAGCGAGTTTATCGCTGGTCGGACATGCTACCGTGATTCTGGAAATGGATCTACGGAAACCAAAACTGCATGCCCAATTAGGAATAGAGACAGGAATAGGATTGAGTAACTACCTCATTGGTGAAGCATCGCTAAAAGATATCGTTCAGAGTGTTCCTGGTTATCCGAACTATAAAATTATAACGAGTGGTCCGTTGCCTCCGAATCCGTCTGAATTATTAAGCGGACCTCGCCTGGAGCAATTGTTCAAAGAGCTACGCGAAGAATTTGCGTATGTGATTGTTGACTCCCCGCCAATTGGCTTGGTAACCGATTCACAATTGCTAGCATCACACGCCGATGCAACCCTGTATGTAGTACGCCATAATGTTACGCCTAAAAACTCGCTAAAAATGATTGATGCGCTCTATAAAGAGCAGCGTTTTCAAAAGCTAAATGTCATTTTAAATGGCGTAGAAGAAGGTGATTCCTACTACTATAGCTACGGAAGCGGGGGGTACTACGAAGCAACACCTAAGAAAAAATCCTTGCGCTTGGGAGGCAAAGCTTAA
- a CDS encoding polysaccharide biosynthesis/export family protein — MNSLRWFLLSGLIACFASCVSSKKVAYFQDLSADSSAQSIALTSPYTPTIKAGDILTVQVSSLNPEATTFFNPYTTLSTQQSAATGTATPASPIGYLVSADGNIELPLLGKVVVNNLTTVQAADRIRDLLKKYLKEPTVNVRNSNFRISVIGEVSRPSMFTIPNEQITLLEALALAGDIPISGRRDNVLLIREEGGQRKFIRLDLTGRDLFKSPYYYMHPNDVLYVEPSKVRIASNERFYQITPIILSAASVLSIVLIRLL; from the coding sequence ATGAACAGTCTGCGTTGGTTCTTACTCAGTGGTTTAATTGCTTGTTTTGCCTCATGTGTGTCTTCCAAGAAAGTGGCTTACTTTCAAGATCTTTCTGCGGATTCAAGCGCACAAAGTATCGCTTTGACCAGCCCTTATACTCCAACCATTAAAGCAGGTGATATTTTAACTGTTCAAGTCAGTAGCTTAAATCCTGAGGCGACAACTTTCTTTAATCCTTATACGACGCTTAGCACCCAACAAAGTGCAGCAACTGGAACAGCAACTCCGGCTTCACCGATTGGCTATCTGGTTAGCGCCGATGGAAACATTGAGTTGCCCTTACTAGGAAAAGTAGTCGTCAATAACCTAACAACGGTGCAGGCAGCAGATCGAATTAGAGACCTACTCAAAAAATACCTGAAAGAACCAACGGTTAACGTTCGAAATTCTAATTTTCGTATTTCGGTAATAGGAGAAGTAAGTCGACCATCCATGTTTACAATCCCAAACGAGCAGATTACTTTACTTGAAGCCTTGGCCCTTGCGGGAGATATACCGATCTCAGGCCGACGCGATAATGTCTTGCTAATTCGGGAGGAAGGGGGCCAGCGAAAATTTATTCGCTTGGATCTGACGGGACGTGATCTGTTTAAATCCCCCTATTATTACATGCACCCTAATGACGTTCTGTATGTAGAGCCTAGTAAAGTGCGTATTGCCAGCAATGAACGGTTTTACCAAATAACGCCCATTATTTTAAGTGCTGCTTCTGTTTTATCGATTGTTTTAATACGCCTTTTATAA
- a CDS encoding transposase gives MRKYELTDAQWEKIKDSLPTNNRPGRPWRSHRQSLNGILWILNSGAPWRDLPERYGSWKTVYDRFRRWQRDGTLAKIFHILQMHFPGVVLPTETLTTTTTS, from the coding sequence ATGCGTAAGTATGAGTTAACCGATGCTCAGTGGGAAAAGATTAAAGATAGTCTACCTACCAATAATCGTCCCGGCCGTCCGTGGCGCTCCCATCGCCAGTCTTTAAATGGAATCCTGTGGATTCTCAATTCCGGTGCGCCCTGGCGGGATTTACCCGAGCGCTACGGTTCCTGGAAAACTGTTTACGACCGTTTTCGGCGCTGGCAGCGGGATGGAACCCTGGCAAAAATTTTTCATATTCTTCAGATGCATTTTCCGGGGGTCGTACTACCCACCGAAACTCTGACAACTACGACTACATCTTAA
- a CDS encoding lysophospholipid acyltransferase family protein, which produces MKRFVQQYRKELGLCRQRFEALDLTQEKGYLFKFTTFSANLQNVLPEIPREKHEALFQELLLQQIYTTFDQQFITANDLIKVTGPAKEIMAKQKVNIYCTFHLGSYRLLTSYLYRNGVNCALMIGSRAYQEQGASIMDTIQRLQQKHNLTNTFRLLDAEQTSSTLQVLRELRAGTSLIIYLDGLTSTTGINRKEDKELQVRLGQQQVWARKGVGFLSHISQVPIVPVFSYRNKDLSNVLAFEEPIDASNFPDREDYCQHSLQSVYNHFSIYLKKYPAQWEGWTYIHSFLDAQQLEQVTTVPSYQAKNSRRVAFNQERYAICDLDEAPILFDRRLYVTYEITPDLRDFLLQLSSIASPEDVLGSDMYQDLLSKQIIA; this is translated from the coding sequence ATGAAACGCTTCGTGCAACAATATCGGAAGGAACTGGGTCTCTGCCGGCAACGGTTTGAGGCCCTGGACCTCACCCAGGAGAAAGGATACCTTTTTAAGTTTACTACCTTCTCGGCTAACCTCCAGAATGTTCTGCCCGAAATTCCAAGAGAAAAGCACGAAGCTTTGTTTCAGGAATTGCTGCTTCAGCAAATCTACACAACTTTCGATCAGCAATTTATCACAGCTAATGATCTGATCAAAGTTACCGGGCCAGCCAAGGAAATCATGGCGAAGCAAAAGGTAAATATTTACTGCACGTTTCACCTGGGTTCCTATCGTTTGCTGACCTCTTATCTCTACCGAAACGGCGTTAACTGCGCCCTCATGATCGGGAGTAGAGCCTATCAGGAACAGGGTGCTTCTATTATGGACACAATTCAGCGTCTGCAACAGAAACACAACCTGACGAATACCTTCCGCCTGCTGGATGCCGAGCAAACGTCCTCAACCCTGCAAGTCCTGCGGGAACTACGGGCCGGCACCTCCCTGATCATTTACCTCGACGGACTTACCTCAACGACGGGTATTAACCGTAAGGAAGACAAAGAATTACAAGTTCGCCTCGGCCAACAACAGGTCTGGGCACGAAAAGGTGTAGGTTTCCTCTCGCATATTTCGCAGGTGCCTATTGTCCCGGTATTCAGTTACCGCAACAAAGACCTTAGCAACGTACTGGCTTTTGAAGAGCCAATCGATGCCAGTAACTTTCCTGACCGTGAGGATTATTGCCAGCACAGCTTACAAAGCGTCTACAATCATTTCTCGATTTACCTGAAGAAGTACCCTGCACAGTGGGAAGGCTGGACCTACATCCACAGCTTTCTGGACGCCCAGCAACTGGAGCAAGTCACTACGGTTCCCTCCTACCAGGCTAAAAACTCCAGACGCGTTGCCTTTAACCAGGAGCGCTACGCCATTTGCGATCTGGATGAGGCACCCATTTTGTTTGACCGCCGCCTGTACGTTACCTACGAAATTACCCCCGACCTACGCGATTTTCTGCTTCAACTTAGCAGCATCGCCTCTCCGGAAGATGTACTCGGAAGTGACATGTACCAGGACTTGCTTTCCAAGCAGATAATTGCCTGA
- a CDS encoding LytTR family DNA-binding domain-containing protein, translating into MQELVINRSLLKKPFKCISVLLVAALIFEGFSWMFAYPSKIERVNFFGGGFNYLWEIVRGLLLPEVTTLYILLLTLDLAHDILNLKKVSLTVKSVLNYQLRMLPVLLLAFFIFNPITQTIRYLLERFPNYQFNWYIQNYLLGTFTFRIYIIYLIPVLIMGYVSLNSSLIVDFIDYRAKQKNRKTAPVEPVAVLPSDPTRTALTHVRAKSNQGEILLPVQECFWFDTQDRSYSVVHPSGRFSINKNMQELGEELNPDQFFRVRRDCIINLSYVASYAYWEKGKYIIRMQTPANDEIDMPKARLQEFRNRLGYFQGSEPGVDLA; encoded by the coding sequence ATGCAGGAGTTGGTTATCAACCGATCTTTATTAAAAAAACCCTTTAAATGCATCAGCGTTTTGCTTGTTGCTGCGCTCATTTTTGAGGGCTTCAGCTGGATGTTTGCCTATCCTAGCAAAATTGAAAGAGTTAATTTCTTTGGGGGCGGCTTTAATTATCTATGGGAAATCGTCCGAGGGCTTCTTTTGCCAGAAGTCACAACGCTATATATTCTGTTGTTGACGCTGGATTTGGCACACGATATTCTGAATCTGAAAAAAGTATCGTTAACGGTAAAATCAGTTCTGAATTACCAACTGCGGATGTTGCCAGTCCTGCTACTGGCCTTTTTTATTTTTAACCCGATTACGCAGACAATCCGCTACTTACTGGAGCGCTTTCCTAACTATCAGTTCAACTGGTATATTCAGAATTACCTACTCGGGACATTTACGTTTCGGATTTACATAATATATCTGATTCCGGTATTGATCATGGGTTATGTATCGCTCAATAGTTCATTGATCGTTGACTTTATTGATTACCGGGCTAAACAAAAGAACCGGAAAACTGCGCCAGTAGAACCCGTGGCAGTTTTGCCCTCTGATCCTACCCGAACCGCACTGACGCATGTACGGGCGAAAAGCAACCAGGGCGAAATATTACTTCCCGTTCAGGAGTGCTTCTGGTTTGATACGCAGGATCGATCTTACTCCGTGGTACACCCTAGTGGACGTTTTTCTATTAATAAAAATATGCAGGAACTCGGCGAGGAGTTAAATCCTGATCAGTTCTTCCGAGTCCGCCGCGATTGTATTATTAATCTAAGTTATGTTGCCAGTTATGCTTACTGGGAAAAAGGCAAATACATTATTCGCATGCAGACGCCTGCCAACGATGAGATTGATATGCCTAAAGCGCGGTTGCAGGAGTTCCGCAACCGCCTTGGCTATTTTCAGGGATCAGAGCCCGGAGTTGACCTGGCCTGA
- a CDS encoding helix-turn-helix transcriptional regulator: MKGVTGTEGSVNPKFALKKKDFSILVAQAELFNCEVLCQLLKQQGYNVVGKAVEMEDTLQQIRVKRPECVILESEISGQQSVDALRQAQDDNKRTKFILYTSKPDMRLMATALQMGFFGFLYAKDGLEELYKCFQTIDNGGYYYSPGFLTLLKNYGMNILTEDKKQQLNKLSKREKEILRLVSDGHTGGEIADRLSISYRTLANHKTNIAQKLDLESCRHLTRYGVGVRDYLQ; the protein is encoded by the coding sequence ATGAAAGGCGTAACAGGAACAGAGGGATCGGTAAACCCAAAATTTGCACTAAAAAAAAAGGACTTTTCTATTTTGGTCGCGCAGGCGGAACTCTTCAATTGCGAGGTTCTTTGCCAGCTTCTAAAACAGCAAGGTTATAATGTGGTGGGCAAAGCGGTTGAAATGGAAGATACATTGCAGCAGATCCGCGTTAAACGTCCAGAATGCGTTATTCTGGAATCGGAGATTTCCGGCCAACAAAGCGTCGATGCACTCCGGCAAGCTCAGGATGACAATAAACGCACTAAGTTTATCCTTTATACAAGTAAACCTGATATGCGTTTGATGGCAACTGCTTTACAAATGGGCTTTTTTGGGTTTCTATACGCTAAGGATGGACTTGAGGAGCTTTATAAGTGCTTTCAGACTATTGACAACGGAGGTTATTACTATAGCCCAGGCTTTCTTACACTGCTGAAAAACTACGGTATGAATATTCTAACGGAGGATAAAAAACAGCAATTAAATAAACTCAGCAAGCGGGAAAAGGAAATTTTGCGGCTTGTTTCAGACGGACATACGGGTGGTGAAATTGCCGACCGCCTGTCTATCAGTTATCGAACCTTAGCCAATCACAAGACGAATATCGCCCAGAAGTTAGATCTGGAAAGCTGCCGGCATTTAACCCGCTACGGCGTTGGTGTACGAGATTACCTGCAATGA
- a CDS encoding helix-turn-helix domain-containing protein — MRNIQNLAAEEVEQLRKAIRETANAAFKKRCQCVLYSYHGLSVSELMEVFEVDRRSIYNWLNRWEKGRMMGLEDKPGRGLKPKLNPENAYHVEQVMKAMNYYPRQPQQAVNHINKYLSIPVSQDTLRRFVKKISTLSTVNA, encoded by the coding sequence ATGCGCAACATTCAAAATCTCGCAGCCGAAGAAGTAGAACAACTCAGAAAAGCCATTCGCGAAACAGCTAACGCAGCTTTCAAAAAGCGCTGCCAGTGTGTGCTTTATAGCTACCACGGACTTTCCGTATCTGAATTGATGGAAGTCTTCGAAGTAGATCGCCGTAGCATCTATAACTGGTTGAACCGCTGGGAGAAAGGCCGTATGATGGGTCTGGAAGACAAACCAGGTCGTGGACTGAAGCCAAAACTGAATCCAGAGAACGCATATCATGTTGAGCAGGTGATGAAAGCAATGAATTACTATCCTCGCCAACCACAACAAGCCGTCAACCATATCAACAAATATTTATCTATTCCTGTTAGTCAGGATACTTTACGTCGCTTCGTAAAGAAAATATCTACTTTAAGCACCGTAAATGCTTAA
- the dnaG gene encoding DNA primase has product MRIPEETIERIRQSADIIEVIGDYVSLKKRGQNWIACCPFHHEKSPSFSVSPVRQIYKCFGCGKAGDPVRFVMDIENISYPEALRFLAKKYAIEIAEQEVSPEELLRQNERESLYIVLNFAKDFYKHYLLETEEGQSIGLSYFRERGFLDDTVQAFELGHSPDQWDALLQAAVQKGYQADLLEKAGLVLSKEGSTTRQYDRFRSRVIFPIHNVSGRVIAFGARILKTDKTQKGAQPKYINSPETEVYHKSQVLYGIFQAKQAIRQEDVCYLTEGYTDVLSLYQAGIKNVVASSGTSLTIEQIRLISRFTQNITILYDGDAAGIKAALRGLDMVLEEGLNVSVATFPDGDDPDSYVRKVGTAVFKEHLQQHTHDFITFKTDMLLRDAGDNPFKRAEVISEVVQSISKIPDAIKRQVFFQKTARQLQIDEQTLISESNKLLRKQQDQPQRQGRDQPKTDSAVSGNAIDNLLESAFGDDPVLTESTPALVPKKTAQKNHSPLYQHEEECIRLLLNYGPVELEPTISLCHYILSELGSMEFTTALLQEMLAEIQQGFANTEIRGADYFLRHTNQEYVQQAIHLVTQRYHLSDGWVKHEIFVPTEIDKLADAAYTNILRLKKATAETKMATLKVKIVEATDSEEMDSLMKDYMHFKRIDMEISQLLGTVYSG; this is encoded by the coding sequence ATGCGAATTCCTGAAGAAACCATCGAACGCATCCGACAATCGGCTGACATCATTGAGGTGATTGGCGATTACGTCTCGTTGAAAAAACGCGGCCAGAACTGGATTGCCTGCTGTCCGTTTCATCACGAGAAAAGCCCTTCGTTCAGCGTTTCGCCCGTTCGGCAAATCTATAAATGTTTCGGTTGTGGCAAAGCGGGTGATCCCGTCCGGTTTGTCATGGACATCGAGAACATAAGTTACCCGGAAGCCCTTCGTTTTCTGGCCAAGAAATACGCCATTGAAATTGCGGAACAGGAGGTTTCGCCGGAAGAGCTCCTTCGCCAGAACGAACGCGAAAGTCTATACATCGTTCTTAATTTCGCCAAAGATTTTTACAAGCATTACCTGCTCGAAACAGAGGAAGGGCAAAGCATTGGTTTAAGTTATTTCCGCGAACGGGGATTTCTCGACGATACTGTCCAAGCGTTTGAACTAGGCCACAGCCCCGACCAATGGGATGCGCTCCTGCAAGCTGCCGTGCAAAAAGGCTATCAGGCCGACTTGCTGGAAAAAGCCGGTTTGGTTTTATCGAAAGAAGGTAGTACGACGCGCCAGTACGACCGTTTCCGAAGTCGGGTTATTTTTCCGATTCACAATGTATCGGGACGAGTCATTGCCTTCGGAGCGCGGATTCTGAAGACGGATAAAACGCAAAAAGGAGCCCAGCCTAAATACATTAACTCACCAGAAACAGAAGTATACCACAAGAGCCAGGTGCTCTACGGTATTTTTCAAGCCAAACAGGCAATTCGACAGGAAGATGTCTGTTACCTGACGGAAGGGTACACGGACGTGTTATCGCTCTACCAGGCCGGCATAAAAAACGTAGTTGCTTCTTCAGGGACCTCATTAACCATTGAGCAGATTCGACTCATTAGCCGGTTCACGCAAAACATTACGATCCTTTACGATGGGGATGCGGCGGGCATTAAGGCAGCCCTGCGTGGACTGGATATGGTACTGGAAGAAGGCCTAAACGTTAGCGTGGCTACTTTCCCGGATGGCGACGACCCGGATAGTTATGTACGTAAAGTCGGGACTGCCGTGTTCAAGGAACACCTACAGCAGCATACGCACGATTTCATAACATTTAAGACAGACATGCTGCTACGCGATGCGGGAGATAATCCTTTCAAGCGGGCGGAGGTTATTTCGGAAGTAGTTCAGAGTATTTCCAAGATTCCGGATGCAATTAAGCGGCAGGTCTTTTTTCAGAAAACGGCCCGTCAGCTTCAGATTGACGAGCAAACGCTGATTTCTGAAAGTAACAAACTACTGCGAAAACAGCAGGACCAGCCCCAACGCCAGGGACGTGACCAACCTAAAACGGACAGCGCGGTTTCGGGCAATGCGATCGATAATTTATTGGAGAGCGCTTTTGGCGACGACCCTGTTCTTACTGAGTCCACACCGGCGCTTGTCCCTAAGAAGACAGCGCAAAAAAACCATTCCCCGCTTTATCAGCACGAAGAGGAGTGCATTCGGTTGTTGCTGAACTACGGCCCGGTTGAACTTGAGCCAACCATCTCACTATGCCACTATATTTTGAGCGAGCTAGGGTCAATGGAGTTTACCACTGCTTTGCTCCAGGAAATGCTTGCCGAAATTCAGCAGGGTTTTGCTAATACCGAAATTCGAGGTGCTGATTACTTCCTGCGACATACCAATCAGGAATACGTTCAGCAGGCTATTCATTTGGTTACCCAGCGTTACCATCTGAGTGATGGGTGGGTCAAACACGAAATTTTTGTCCCTACGGAGATAGACAAACTTGCTGATGCGGCTTATACGAACATTTTGCGGCTAAAAAAAGCAACGGCTGAGACCAAAATGGCGACGCTCAAAGTAAAAATTGTAGAGGCGACGGACTCTGAAGAAATGGATAGCCTGATGAAAGACTACATGCACTTTAAACGAATTGACATGGAAATCTCTCAACTATTAGGCACTGTTTACTCTGGCTAG